The DNA window AGTTAGATATTGGGAagacattgtcttcagtccccattacaaactccactccctagccactgacttcatccctcttcctggcagctaccgaggctgaaccagacagttcgcAACCTTGATGTTACATTTGActttgagatgagctttcaaccacatatccgcgCAGTCACTAGAACTGCCTACTTccgcctccataacattgcccgactccactcctgcctcagctcctctgctgacgaaaccctcatccatgcctttgttacctctagacttgacaatttcaACGCGCTCCTGTCTGGCCTCCCTGTTCTACCCTCCGTAAGCTTGTTGCCATCCTCAACCTGCACCAAATTCCTTTCCCCCattattcctgtgctcactgacctaccatGGTTCCCAGTCAAGcctcaccttgattttaaaattcttatccttattttcaaatctctctcTGGCCTGGCCCTTCCCAATCTctcacttcctccagccctacaatccatcGAGgtctctgcgctcatctaattctggcctcttgagcatcgctGAATTTAATCGCTCCGCCGTAGGTGGTcgagtcttcagctgcctgggccctaagcactggaattctctCCTTTATACCTCTCTGtgcctctacctcactttcctcctttttaagatgctctttaaaacttacttctttgaccaaggttttggccacctgacctaatatctctgtggctcggtgtcaaatttcattTTATAACACTCGGTGACGTGCCTTGagagttttattatgttaaaggcgctgtataagttgtaataaatccattagggaattcgggagaaacttctttacccaaacacatgagggagaaaggaatagaagaatatgctgatagggtgagatgaagaagggtgggaggaggcttgtgtggagccgaAACACCAGCataggttgaatggcctgtttgtgcacTGTAGATTTTCTGCAATTGCCCAGAATCAGTTGTTTTTCCAGGTTCAATTTTCCCATATACCAAACTTGATTTCCAATTTCATgtcctgttttttttaaattggagaaatgtcGGCGCAATCAATGGATCGATCTTGTAGGCAGTGTAGTCTGATAATTGATCCAGTCTCACTGTACAGGAAAAGCTGGGTATTGGCTGGCGTCTGGTGTCCTGTGGCTGTTTGTGTCTCCATGCCAACTCATCTGCATTCAGACTGCAAATTGCATAAGCTGTCTGCCCACCAGAGGCCCACAAACTGGGATACAAGAGACTGATGCTCAATTGTAATACTCTGTTCCTGACCTTGGAGTGTTTGGAATACTGTCCAGACAGCTTTATTCTATCTAACCCTGTGaattacctgtcctgggagtgtttgatggggacagtgtagagggagctttacgctgaatcgaaccccgttttttttttgtatctaaccctgtttttttttgatgggacagtgtagagggagctttactttgtatgtaaccccgtgctgtacctgtcctgggagtgtttgatggggacagtgtagagggagctttactttgtatctaaccccgtgctgtccctgtcctgggagtgtttgatggggacagtgtagagagaactTGACTCTGTATCTTTTCATCATTTTTTCCAGCAAGCAGGAACAGCTTCAGGAGTAGAACAATTGGGGAGGGAACTTGTGTTTTGAGAATAAAAGAAGGTAAACTTGATTCACCTTCCTCAGTTGTTAGTACTTAAACAGCCAGGTGGTGAAGAATAGAATTGGACCCCAGTCTTTAAATACAAGCTTGTGAGTGTATAGAGACAGACATCACATCTCATGCACCTCCAATCTAACAAGCACAGTTTCAGCCTGCTTCTGTATTTGAGCACTGTTGAGTACCCAGTGAGTGCCTACCAGCTGAATGGAATTAAACACCCAATTGGTATACAATTAACATGGGTTGCCACTCTGCTAATGTTTTTAACCTGCCATATACAGACAGTTAAAGGGAAGAAGCAACTTCCATTTCAATAGctcccttcacaacctcaggacgtcccaaagcttcAGGTGTGTCTAAAGTCGGGCCCATGGCTCACTGGCATTCCAGCCTATGAGGGCTAGGcttagggagggaaggaagggagaggaagagacggAGGAAGAAATACTTTTATTTATACAGCAATGTTCACGACCTCATGATGTGCCAAAGTCCTTACAATCACacagtgaagtacttctgaagtttagtcactgttggaaaacacagcagcctatttgcatacagcaagatcccacaaacagcaataaatgaccagataaattGTTTTACTAATGttagttgagggttaaatattgacttCTGCTGGCTCTTTTTTGAAATAGCACCTATTGGGTCTTCTATGTTCAACTGAGTTCATTCAGAGCAACCTCATTCCCCTGCCGACCACTCACCCACCCAAGGAACCAAGGCGGgtggatggagttaaaatacagatcaaccCATGATCTAATTTACTGGTggaaaaggcttgaggggctgaatggcctcctcctgttcttatgttcgtaCAGATGCAATGCTATGCACAAAGCCTTGAGAGAGGGGATAGAAGTATCGATGAACCCTTACATAGCGGATGTAGAGCAGGTTCAAACTATCTTAGTCTTTAACTTATCATTGTCTCTTGTGTCTTCCACTTTATTCAAAAAAAGCACAAAATTTAGACGCTAACATTTTTCATTTTCCTGTTGTGGGGGGCCATAAATATGGTCACCAATAatgccaatagggaattcaggagaaacttttaacCCAGAGAATGATGAGAATGTGGACCTTgcttgtgtgtgtctgcctctgtgtgtgtctgtcttgaggccttggagagggtgcagaagagatatactggtatggtaccagggatgagtgatttcagttatgtggagagactggacaagctggggttgctctccttagaacagagaaggttatggTGAGATagaatagaggtgttcaaactcatgaagggttttgataagagtatataaggagaaactatttccactggcataAGGGCTGGTAAGCAGGGGACACGCACTTAAGACAATTGGCAAACAAATCatgcagtgggagggagagagatgagaaaTTGTTTTAATGTAGCCTGTTGTTTTAATCTGAAATGTgctggctgaaagggtggtggaaacaggttcaaAAATAACAAGGGATTAGACAAATACTTGAGGGGGAGAGATTTTGCAGGGATGGGCGGGGGCTGTtgcactaattggatagctgtttcaaaggtaTAATGgctcaaatggtctccttctgtgctgtacgattctatagTTACCAACAACAACATGAAACAAGGTGCACAGACTGGGTGAGTCATCAATTGGAGCAGGCCAGTATCTTGCTTTGCCCACACTGTTGGGAGTTAATCTCCTGTACTTCGAACTTTGATGGTCATATGTACTCAGTAAAGTGGCTGCCTTGCTGTCATTcagtagtgactttcaaaagggaattggatcaatacttgaagggggataaatttgcagggctacagggaaaagagccagaggagtgtgggactaatttgatagctctttcacaCTGGGCCGagcggcctccttcggtgctgtatgcTTCTGTAACACATGAGCAATTTCATCTTTATGGTGGCCTTTTTAACTCTGAaaactctccctcaaaaagctgttgaggctggtggTTAATTAAAAGTGTTAAAAAGGAAAGAGAGACTTCTGTTAGGGTACCAAGGGTTGCAGAACCAAAGCAGGTAgattgagttaagatacagatcagccaggatgtaATTGAATACTGACAATAGGAGCGAGGGGCTGTCCTTATGTACCttaaaggtggagaggcagaggtggGTTTAGGGAGCAAATACCAGAGCTAGAGTGAGAGGAAATCTAGTGATCGCGTTCagcattatgaagggttttgaaaaaTTGGGAAAAGCTAATTCCACCAGTCAGTCAGTAACTGGAGGGTATCAATTTAAGAACACATTGAGAGCTTCATGAGGTATTATTTTTCTGTTGTTTTTCCCCTTTTTCTTGCAGGTAAAGCTTATGTGGAAAACGGAGACTCCAACTACACCATGGGGCCCGGTCCGGCTTTCAAGGAAGTCTGGCAAGTCAACCTTCGCCCCCGGGGCCTGGGCCAATCACGGAACATGAGTGGCATTTACCGGCTATGCCTGACAGACAAGactatcagcctggtgaagctcaaCTCTGACGCAGCGGCTGTGGTGCTCCAGTTGATGAATATCAGGCGTTGTGGCCATTCAGAGAACTTCTTCTTTGTGGAGGTGGGCCGCTCAGCCGTCACTGGGCCCGGGGAGTTCTGGATGCAGGTTGATGACTCGGTGGTGGCCCAGAACATGCATGAGACCATCTTGGAGGCCATGAAGGCCATGAGCGAGGAGTTCCGTTTGAGGAGCAAGAGCCAGTCATCCAGCTCCAACCCCATCTCTGTGCCGTCGAGGCGGCACCACCTGGCCAACCCGCCGCCCAGCCAGGTGGGCTTCTCTGCCAGGAGGAGCGGTGCCACCTCGCCTGGTCAGCGCAACAGTTTTGCCAGGGCATGGACCCCCAGTGATGGCAATGGGGCTGCCTCCTCCTTCCAtcccacatctgctgatgaggcaCCATCCAGCCCCTCCCCTGGGCCACCCCACCGCCAGGGGCTGACCAAGGCTCACCCACCTCTGGGCCATACCAGGTCGACCCCTGACCCCACGGCCTACCGCTTGCCCTGCACTGCCAGCCCAGCCAGCCTATCCTCCAGTGGGCACGGCTCTGAATGCGCTTGCCCGCCAGCCCCCGGCTCGCCCTGTGACCGCggattctcctcctcctcttctatcCCTTCTTCGTCTGATGGTGAGGAGGAGTATGGTTCCAGCCCTGGCTCCTGTGGCAGCTTCCCACTGCCCTCCCTAGATGATCACCAGCACCACTGTGACTACATTGCCATGGGCAGGCCGGCCTCGGCAAGGCAGGAAGATTCGCAGCGTCAGCGCCGGCTGCTCAGGCGGGCATGCAGCCGGGGCGAGGAGGAGGCGGAGCGTGGCCTGAGTAAGCGCGCCTGGCTGGGCAAGGTGACACCCCGCAGCAGCAAGGGAGAGGGCCGGGTGGAGACGTGGCGGGCCCTGGCGACCCCTGACCCTACTGAGAGAGGGCGGAAGGAGGCAGTGGACAATGGCTACATGGCCATGCTGCCTGGAGTGGTCCCAGGCCAGGGCCCGGGAGGCGACTACATGGCCATGACCCCCAAGGGCGCCTCGGCCCCCCAGCAGATCGAGAGTCCACGGGCTGAGGACCCCCGGGGAGGCGGTTACATGCTCATGTCACCTAGTGGGAGCTGCTCGCCTGACAACTGGGCCCAGCCAGGCAACTCCAAGTCGCCGGTGGGGAGCAGCGACTACATGAACATGTCGCCTGCCAGCCGCTCGGCCTCTAGCACGCCCCCTTCTAGCCATCGTCCGCATCCCACCCAGCCCCGCAGGGAGGAGGCCAAGCTGGCTGACTCCCGCCCCCACTGCTACCACTCGCTGCCCCGCTCCTACAAGCAGCCGGCCTCTGCTGCCTCTTCGGGTCAGCTCTCTTGCTGCTCCacctccaccagcagcagcagcgacAGCCTGGGGGAAACTGAAAGTGGCCAGACTCTCTTAAGGACCCAGACCGCCTCCAGACCAGAAAGAGGGGGGTTGTCCCGCCCAGCTGGGCTCTACATTGACATGGCGAAGGCCAGCACCCTGCCACGGAGGCGGGAGAACCCACTGCCATCAGAGCCTCAGAGTCCTGGGGAGTACGTCAGCATCGAGTTCAGGGGTGAGCCACGGGCCCTTTGCACGCTGCCCAGGTCCGCCTCCTGTGTGGGCGGACTCCGGCGTCTGCCCGTGGCAGTTTCCGAATACGTCAACATGGGCTTTGGCCCAGCCGCAAGCTTCTGTGGCGAGGCACCGGTAGCTCCACCCCAGACCCAGCGGAGAgtgtgcagccctgtctctgctgACTGCGCCGAGACAGCCTACTGCCCAGATACAGCCTCACTTGAGGGTGCCCGTGACCCTGCCAATGCACCAGAGCCAAGCCCTGATTCCCACTGGGGTGCACGGGTGATCCGTGCCGACCCCCAGGGGCGCCGCCGCCACTGCTCTGAGACCTTCCTGCCCCCGCCACCTGCCCCCGTGCCTGCTGTGCCCTTTGCCGACCACACAAGGCGCCGCGGCTCAGCTTCTTTTGAGGGCGTCTGGCTGAAAGATGACAATGCCAGCGGTGCAGAAAGGGAAACTGTGGAGGTGCCATGCACTGGAATGTCGCGGCACATGTCGATTGGCTTCGAGAATGGCCTGAACTACATTGATTTGGATCTGGGCACGGACAGTGGCTGTGCAGAAGGGACGGCTTTGCAGTCAAGACTTTACACCCAAGCGAACGGGAGCGCCGCCTTGAACACTTACGCCAGCATTGAC is part of the Heterodontus francisci isolate sHetFra1 chromosome 48, sHetFra1.hap1, whole genome shotgun sequence genome and encodes:
- the LOC137357473 gene encoding insulin receptor substrate 1-B-like, which produces MAQMVSFCAVRFYSYQQQHETRCTDWVSHQLEQASILLCPHCWELISCTSNFDGHMYSVKWLPCCHSVVTFKRELDQYLKGDKFAGLQGKEPEECGTNLIALSHWAERPPSVLYASVTHEQFHLYGKAYVENGDSNYTMGPGPAFKEVWQVNLRPRGLGQSRNMSGIYRLCLTDKTISLVKLNSDAAAVVLQLMNIRRCGHSENFFFVEVGRSAVTGPGEFWMQVDDSVVAQNMHETILEAMKAMSEEFRLRSKSQSSSSNPISVPSRRHHLANPPPSQVGFSARRSGATSPGQRNSFARAWTPSDGNGAASSFHPTSADEAPSSPSPGPPHRQGLTKAHPPLGHTRSTPDPTAYRLPCTASPASLSSSGHGSECACPPAPGSPCDRGFSSSSSIPSSSDGEEEYGSSPGSCGSFPLPSLDDHQHHCDYIAMGRPASARQEDSQRQRRLLRRACSRGEEEAERGLSKRAWLGKVTPRSSKGEGRVETWRALATPDPTERGRKEAVDNGYMAMLPGVVPGQGPGGDYMAMTPKGASAPQQIESPRAEDPRGGGYMLMSPSGSCSPDNWAQPGNSKSPVGSSDYMNMSPASRSASSTPPSSHRPHPTQPRREEAKLADSRPHCYHSLPRSYKQPASAASSGQLSCCSTSTSSSSDSLGETESGQTLLRTQTASRPERGGLSRPAGLYIDMAKASTLPRRRENPLPSEPQSPGEYVSIEFRGEPRALCTLPRSASCVGGLRRLPVAVSEYVNMGFGPAASFCGEAPVAPPQTQRRVCSPVSADCAETAYCPDTASLEGARDPANAPEPSPDSHWGARVIRADPQGRRRHCSETFLPPPPAPVPAVPFADHTRRRGSASFEGVWLKDDNASGAERETVEVPCTGMSRHMSIGFENGLNYIDLDLGTDSGCAEGTALQSRLYTQANGSAALNTYASIDFHKSEELRSHKSNKEDC